In one Diprion similis isolate iyDipSimi1 chromosome 6, iyDipSimi1.1, whole genome shotgun sequence genomic region, the following are encoded:
- the LOC124406483 gene encoding uncharacterized protein LOC124406483 — translation MSKTNESDENAEKASERNKVPGATIYPLPDIGMWTEFEKIAPYLEEIHMFFKPTDFEYHARVSNLLPMVTDGRHVEGGGAKGKSQPGGGRDGKKMTTASSIAVAPAFLSSLKWQEKIMTGKNGPLYMLIDSLETKFVLIDFHWMPKPHLTASELPDRRGVSNPSYLTVEKYSFFERSNDHEPAVASIQTFSSGATIFEAEPGRHLYRIFLDAECSYFIRILSDTIFHLGDRFRVQELMSFESDRFEAIANDISSKMSVALQAFGKPEYVDHLLVLYKSYMPSDVDLLESNLNKQVRSSIHETFLRELGILVQDSFPTVTDSAMICRALRVFFMNPEIGIVIGNSKEQYRSNEEECDDEGAELTFYDRAVVRIQSFFKMVLIRIYKSMHFSSHNKHSEIAQSLRKVVELFDYSKRESAARLLVRKVISSLPAEMRTLLYPCNKDLSHVLNIDECRGVLRNVQPNQWVPILRFVVNVPKPGDRVFAAMDLVTSLPRYLLRVVNNETQREIVRIGSTVATAHYPYVKSGYTVIGYGWSGGNWFKELNWHFRVATIKGEPMFGSAVSKGMKPPSLLVQELSNIYVPNVGDIIGKWIVKVGTDSLISFRLSTSYSLVESVLKVFDRDDRILYEATGGSVLILPSVLLSHVENRESSDGSILQLSHSEEGGDTTRTRGRSKSLSLHSAKDVDEGPTEYYVRAYVTNNSWPLKPSEWVVANEVKARGTVYDPRYGRTSTSSVLKRGTRNRASASERGSGDRFETGVTMDGSSSVMLQHPSCKLQVLTDAGTKIQVVVKKKKNSKYRDDMIVCIRYYLVGYNSDFVALILPLINEDSFGVEQDKRRETEITVMKRSWEESEPGRLQRGRSLRESFLEANCVDLTLSSGSEMLDSGSSGDEEGLLSNLAAEETRTLKPPPNPSRILPPWNITAYVSKDEEEEDRWVKTEDDEEVLRNQRAIYSLDFDQARACRVEEDAEMIREQRRRYSELFNSYARKVEEYKSLGDVATEMRKFYISEMKPASPNRVGKNTEDTSRKKKKVK, via the exons ATGAGCAAGACAAACGAGAGTGATGAAAACGCCGAAAAGGCATCAGAGAGAAACAAAGTACCAGGAGCCACTATCTATCCATTACCAGACATCGGCATGTGgactgaattcgaaaaaatagcACCTTACCTTGAGGAGATCCATATGTTCTTCAAACCTACGGACTTTGAATACCATGCTCGGGTCTCTAACTTATTGCCGATGGTCACGGATGGTAGACATGTCGAAGGAGGTGGTGCTAAGGGTAAATCTCAACCCGGAGGAGGCAGAGATGGTAAAAAGATGACTACAGCATCAAGCATTGCGGTTGCACCGGCTTTCCTAAGTTCTTTGAAATGGCAGGAGAAGATAATGACCGGTAAAAACGGTCCCTTATACATGCTGATCGATTCTTTGGAGACGAAATTCGTTCTCATTGATTTCCACTGGATGCCCAAGCCGCACCTTACGGCATCAGAATTGCCCGATAGACGAGGCGTCTCCAATCCCTCGTATTTGACCGTTGAGAAGTATAGCTTTTTCGAAAGGTCGAATGACCACGAACCTGCAGTTGCGTCGATTCAAACGTTTTCCTCTGGTGCAACGATCTTTGAAGCCGAACCCGGGAGACATCTTTACCGCATATTTTTAGACGCCGAATGTTCCTACTTCATCAGAATCTTATCAGACACTATTTTCCACCTTGGTGATCGGTTTAGGGTACAGGAGCTGATGTCCTTCGAGTCAGACAGATTTGAGGCCATTGCGAATGACATCAGCAGCAAAATGAGCGTGGCTCTTCAAGCATTTGGTAAGCCGGAATATGTTGATCACCTTCTAGTCTTGTACAAGAGCTACATGCCGAGTGACGTTGACCTGCTCGAGTCAAACTTGAATAAACAAGTGAGGTCGAGTATACACGAAACGTTTCTCAGAGAATTGGGAATACTGGTTCAAGACTCGTTTCCAACCGTAACCGATAGTGCCATGATTTGTCGAGCACTGAGAGTGTTCTTCATGAATCCAGAAATCGGTATTGTTATAGGAAATTCAAAAGAACAGTATCGGTCAAACGAAGAGGAATGCGATGACGAGGGCGCTGAATTAACGTTTTACGACAGAGCGGTCGTCAGAATACAATCTTTCTTCAAGATGGTGCTGATCAGAATATACAAAAGCATGCACTTTTCATCGCACAATAAGCACTCAGAAATTGCACAAAGCCTGCGAAAAGTGGTCGAGTTGTTTGACTACTCGAAACGTGAGTCAGCCGCCCGTTTACTGGTACGTAAAGTAATCTCGAGCCTCCCAGCCGAAATGAGGACTCTCTTATACCCTTGCAACAAGGACCTCAGCCACGTGTTGAACATCGACGAGTGTCGAGGCGTCTTGCGAAACGTTCAACCAAACCAGTGGGTCCCGATTCTGAGGTTTGTTGTCAACGTGCCAAAACCGGGTGATCGAGTCTTTGCAGCCATGGACCTCGTTACAAGTTTACCAAGATACTTACTCAGGGTTGTGAATAATGAGACGCAACGCGAGATCGTGAGGATCGGGAGCACCGTAGCCACAGCTCATTACCCGTATGTCAAAAGCGGATACACTGTCATCGGTTACGGTTGGAGTGGTGGAAACTGGTTCAAGGAACTCAATTGGCACTTCCGTGTTGCGACCATCAAGGGTGAGCCAATGTTCGGCTCGGCGGTCAGCAAGGGGATGAAACCACCAAGTCTCCTGGTCCAGGAATTGTCTAACATCTATGTGCCAAACGTTGGAGATATAATCGGAAAATGGATCGTCAAAGTCGGTACTGACTCACTAATCTCATTCAGACTTTCAACGTCGTACAGTCTTGTTGAAAGCGTTCTAAAAGTCTTCGACAGGGACGACAGAATATTGTACGAGGCAACTGGTGGCTCTGTTCTCATTTTACCATCCGTGCTGCTTTCTCATGTCGAAAACCGAGAGAGTTCCGATGGTAGCATCCTGCAGCTCTCGCACTCGGAAGAAGGTGGAGATACCACGAGGACACGGGGTCGTTCGAAATCGCTCAGTCTTCATTCCGCTAAGGACGTTGACGAAGGTCCAACTGAGTACTATGTTCGCGCTTACGTTACAAATAATTCCTGGCCGTTGAAACCGTCCGAGTGGGTTGTTGCGAATGAAGTCAAGGCTAGAGGGACCGTTTATGATCCACGATATGGCAGAACCTCCACATCCTCTGTACTGAAACGTGGAACCAGGAACCGGGCGTCGGCGTCGGAACGGGGATCTGGAGACAGATTTGAAACTGGCGTGACCATGGACGGTTCTTCATCTGTGATGCTGCAGCATCCATCGTGTAAGCTACAAGTCCTAACCGACGCTGGAACAAAAATTCAGGtagtggttaaaaaaaaaaaaaatagtaaatataGGGACGACATGATAGTATGTATTAGGTACTACTTGGTGGGCTACAATTCTGATTTTGTTGCTCTGATTCTTCCACTAATAAACGAGGATAGTTTTGGG gtAGAGCAAGACAAGCGGCGAGAAACTGAGATTACAGTGATGAAGAGGTCATGGGAAGAATCAGAGCCAGGTCGTTTGCAGCGAGGTCGTTCGCTGCGGGAATCATTCCTGGAAGCGAACTGCGTGGATTTAACGTTATCATCTGGATCAGAAATGCTGGACTCCGGTTCATCCGGGGATGAAGAAGGACTTTTATCGAATCTGGCAGCCGAAGAGACCCGAACCCTGAAACCGCCACCAAATCCTTCGCGGATTCTTCCGCCCTGGAACATTACGGCATACGTATCAAAGgacgaggaagaggaggatcGATGGGTGAAAACTGAGGATGATGAAGAGGTCCTGAGGAATCAGCGCGCCATTTACTCCCTCGACTTCGATCAGGCGAGAGCCTGTCGCGTCGAGGAAGACGCGGAAATGATTCGAGAGCAGCGACGCCGCTATTCCGAACTCTTTAATTCTTACGCGAGGAAAGTCGAGGAGTATAAGAGCCTCGGGGATGTTGCGACCGAGATGAGAAAGTTTTATATATCTGAGATGAAACCCGCGTCCCCAAATCGAGTCGGTAAGAACACCGAGGATACGagtaggaagaaaaagaaggtaaAGTAA